Genomic segment of Primulina tabacum isolate GXHZ01 chromosome 11, ASM2559414v2, whole genome shotgun sequence:
tTGGCATCGATAGGTAGATTTATTGCCTTTTCAGTTCCTACAATTGTCATTCTAGGGTCATCTTTTAGTCCATAATCCCTTTGGTTTAAACACGATTATTTGTATATTGGATTTTACTGCCAGTATTTCTTTCTTCCCCCACTTGTTTTTTTCTCTCTCGCTCGGGGAGTTTGAGCTTGTAATATTTACTTGATAACTTTGTTACTTGCCACCACATTGCTTATGAGCGGAGTCTAATCTTAATGCCTAACCTAATTTCTACCTGATTTTATGGCACTCACCCTTCAATTTTTAAGCTTCTTTCCTCAACTCATCCTTTCTAGTGTTGACTACATTCTGACATTAGTGTATGCAAATGAAGGAAAACATTTCGAAGCCTAGTGCAATGCTTGACAGAAACTGGGTGTTGAAACGTAAACGTGGAAAGCTTCCAGTGGGTAAAGTTAAGCCTGGTGATAGAGAAAAAGGTTACAAGTCTTTCAAGTTTCCATCCACGACACTGTCGAAGCTTGAACTGAAAGAGCATGCTAGTTTAGATGGATGTTCTGGCAAGAGAAAAGGAAATGATGGGGTGAGTATTTGAATTCAATGTTTTCTATCTCTTGGTTCAATTTCTAAGAGTCAATTTCTGAAGCGGTAAGTGACACAAAATTGAACTGGTTCTTTCCAAATGGGGAAATATATGCTTTAAGAAAATCATTGCATGCTTAATTCAGCACCCCATTTGGCTAGTTGTCTTTTTTGgtatttttctgaatttttttacCTTAGTTTTGTTTCCCAGCTATTTATCTCAGTTTCCTTGACTCATGTCACTCTTATGTATTAATGGCACTAATTGGACTTGGATGCTAGAATGTGTGAGAGCTTGTGTGCTGCTTATGACATGTGACTCACTTTTTCTAATCTCAGTATTATTACGAGTGTGTAATTTGTGAACTTGGTGGAAAGCTGCTGTGTTGTGATAGCTGCCCCCGCACGTATCATCTTGAGTGTTTAGATCCTGTTCTGAAGGTATGTTTGCTCTGTGTTTGTTATCTTGACAATATCTGTGTAgggattcttttttttttccatttacaTGCAATAACACATCATTGATTTCTTATCTTCTCTAGCGTATTCCGTCGGGAAAATGGGTATGCCCAATGTGTTGTCAGAGACATGCTTCCCTGGAGTCTGTGAACCATCTGGACCCCATTTCAAAAAGAGCACGAACAAAGATAATAATTAGAAGGTcgaaaactgaaactgaatcaTCTGCAACCGACAAATTTACTAAAACATTTGAAAGTTCTGCAGTTGGGAAGAAACACAATTCAGATAAAGGAAAATCATCCCTTTCTCGTTGTGGCCAAATATTTGAACGTTTGGAGAGTTCGTCCAATGATGTACACAATAATCATCAGAATCATATGGTTCAAGATAGTTCAATGGATGATAGTTCTTCTTTTTGTGGCATTGATAAGAAACTAGAAGAATCCCGTTCTCATAAACGAGCAGAGAAGCCAGCGATTCCTGCTGAGGGATCCTTATCCTtgtcaaaggaaaaaaaatcaacTGCGAATGTGGAATCTTCTGAGATGAAACCTGAAGCATCATCCGAAAAATTATCACCTGAAAACAAACCTGTCCTTGCATTGGAAGCTGCCAATCGAGTGGCCCAAAAAAGAAAGCACAGAGCTTGCTCTCGTAATAATGATAAGAAGCATAAAGTTGGCAAGGCCAAATCTGGTTCTGGTACTTATAGAAAAGGTCAAGGGAATTCCACACACCCAGGGGCTTCAAAATCCAAGAAAAAATGTAAAACAAATGTCCACAAGACTAGTTCAACTTCATTAAGTCAGGATAGTGGCAAAAATGTCACTGATATCCTACCAAAGGATGAGGTCCTCAACTTCCTTCTTGTTTGTTCTTAACAATATgaagttatttttttattttcggtTGATGGGGCATCTGATGCTGAAAACCTgtaattttaagattttcacTTTTAATTACTGAAATACCCTTAAATTTTTAATGTATTGTTAGGATGGTGTCACTGCTTATGTTTGTTATTATCTGCTTGATATTGTGATACGGATTGGAAACAACTGGAATTTTGGTCCACTCAATGGCAACGAAATGAAGATATTCGTTAGTTGGTCCTACCCAAGCTTTTTTCGTTCACGAAATTACACACTAAACAACGTTTACAAGAATGAATCtttcattaaaattatgacCTGGTGTAGGTGAAGGGATATTTTCTTTGTTCTCAATAAAAAAGAGGTGTATCAGAAAATGTTAAAAAACCTGTCGTGAACTGTGAGATTAATGACCTGAAGCGGTTTTTTCATCATTTGTTGAAGAGAGCCAAAGAGTTTGGTTAATTTGCAGCAAGTAAATTCAGGCTCCAGATCTCATTTTGTGATGGACTGCTGAAACCTAAATTGGACAGGACCAAATCAGTTGGGGGGATTTTTTATTCTGTCAACATGCTCATAATCTGGTTTATAATTGATTGGTCTCGAAAAGTTTCTTCTTTTGTTGTGTCTTATTTAGACCTTCATTTGTGTGGGCTttttatgttgttattgttgtggTTGCTGTCTCTATATATTCTATATTGCATCTTCATCTTGTGAATTGCTCTCATCTTCTACACTGAAGCTCTGTGGTAGTTGTTTATGATGCCTTTTCTATacattttgatattgtgatcCGATCTTTATCTGTTGAGTTTACTATGAATATTATTGTTTCCAAGATTTGGATTCGTTGTTTACAGGTGATTCCTACGGTAGCAGCTCCCTATTCACTTGAAACACAGGAAGCAGAAAAAATTACAGTTAAACATGCAGCAGATGAAGAGCGTGTTCTTGAAATTCAGCAGGTATGTGTTGACAGGACTTGTTCTTAAGAGCATGATGTTGTTTTGCAGCACGTCTTGAACCGTGCCTTTAATTTAAAAGTTTCACCTATGTGTTAATCTTGTTCATCATTTTTAACTTATCAGGTGGATCGGATTATTGGTTGTCGAGTTAAAGTTGATAACAGAGATTTTGTTTGTGGTGCGGCAGTGATCAACAAAAATGAGGCACTTTTAGGTGAATCGTTGGTTGCAGAAGATCTTAGTACACTGTCTGAGGAAAATCCCTGCTCTGAGATGCCTTTGGATGCAAAGGAGTTCCTTATTGGGAAGACATTTGTTGCAGAAGATCCAATTAAACTGTCAAAGGAAATTCCCAGCTGTGGGATGACTTTGGATGCGGTTGGTGATGGAAACTCAGGAGAGGACCATCAGGATGTTGCCAGCTGTTCCGTTGGAGCAAGAAActtaaaaattaatatgaatAAAGGCAAGCTACAGGTTTACAGAAGAACGACGACCAAAGAACGTAAAGAGAAAAGTTTGACAGATTCTCTTAGGAGAGACACTAAGGGTTCTGATTCCATGGTGGtgaataacaaaaaatatagtGACAGTAACTTGTGTGTCGGTGCACCAACTGATGAGGTGGTTTCGGAGGTTGAGAAGAGTATGACAATCTTGGAGGCTTGTGACAATAATGGTGGTTTGAAGGACAGTCTCACCTCTGGAACTTTAAAGAactttcttaatcattatttgGATGAAAATGGAAGCACAAAGGAGGAAGAAAAGGTCACAAGATTGGGCATTGCTCCCAAAAAGAAATTCCTAGAGTCTCGCTTGGTTGAAGCTGGATCCACCACTGTCTTGTATGAGTTTTTGGTGAAGTGGGTTGGGAAATCTCATCTTCATAACAGCTGGATTCCCGAATCTGAGCTGAAAACTCTGGCCAAACGAAAATTGGAGAATTACAAGTCAAAGTATGGAACAGCTTCAATAAATCTATGTGAGGAACAATGGAAGATTCCACATCGGGTAATCGCTACCCGGTCCTCCATTGATGGATCAAATGAAGCATTCGTAAAATGGAAAGGTCTTCCTTATGATGAATGCACTTGGGAAAATATTGATGAACCTGCTATTGCAAAGTCATTTCACTTAGTTGATAGGTTCTTGAGGTTTGAACAGCAAACCTTGGAGAATGAGAGTGCCAAGCTTAATTCAACACGAGACAAAAATGACTTCCCACCAAGTGAGGTAATCAATCTCACAGAACAGCCTAAAGAGCTAGTTGGAGGTTCTTTGTTTCCACATCAGTTGGAAGCATTGAATTGGTTGCGAAAAAGCTGGCATAAATCAAGAAATGTGATACTTGCTGATGAAATGGGGCTTGGAAAAACAGTGTCAGCTTGTGCTTTTATCTCATCattatatttcgaatttaaagCTAGACTTCCTTGTCTGGTTTTGGTTCCTCTATCGACAATGCCCAACTGGATGTCAGAATTTGCGCTGTGGGCTCCCCATCTCAATGCCGTAGAATATCATGGGAACACAAGAGCTAGAGCCTTAATTCGCCAATATGAATGGCATGCCCGTGATCCCCATGGAAAAAACAAACCATCTTCTTACAAATTCAATGTTCTCTTAACTACTTATGAAATGGTTTTATGTGATTCCACATATCTACGTGGAGTTCCCTGGGAAGTTCTTGTGGTTGATGAGGGTCACCGCCTGAAAAATTCTGGCAGTAAGCTATTTGGCTTACTGAATACGTTTACGCTCCACCATCGAGTACTGTTGACTGGTACTCCTCTTCAGAACAATATTGGTGAGATGTACAATTTACTCAATTTTCTGCAGCAAGCTTTTTTTCCTTCTCTTTCTTCATTTGAGGAGAAATTTAAAGATCTAACCACCGCAGAAAAGGTGGAGGAACTTAAGAACCTTGTTGCTCCACACATGCTCCGCAGGCTTAAAAAGGATGCCATGCGGAATATTCCCCCTAAGACTGAACGAGTGGTTCCTGTCGAGCTATCATCAATTCAGGCAGAATATTACCGTGCCATGCTCACAAAGAACTACCAAATATTACGCAACATAGGAAAAGGGGTTCCTCAACAATCGATGCTGAATATTGTGATGCAGTTAAGGAAGGTTTGCAATCATCCTTATCTCATACCAGGCACTGAACCTGAATCTGGTTCACTGGAATTTCTTCATGAAATGCGAATAAAAGCTTCAGCTAAGCTGACTCTGCTGCATTATATGCttaaatttcttcacaaagaaGATCATAGAGTCCTTATTTTTTCACAGATGACCAAGTTACTTGATATCCTTGAGGATTACTTGACTACTGAATTTGGGCATAAGACATATGAGAGAGTTGATGGCTCTGTTTCTGTGGCCGATCGGCAAGCAGCGATAACACGTTTCAATCAAGACAAGAGTAGATTTGTGTTTCTTTTATCTACGCGCTCTTGTGGCCTTGGCATTAACTTGGCAACTGCTGATACTGTAATTATATATGATTCAGATTTCAATCCACATGCAGATATCCAAGCTATGAACCGAGCGCATCGAATAGGGCAGTCAAACCGACTTCTTGTGTACCGGCTTGTTGTCCGTGCTAGTGTTGAAGAGCGTATATTGCAGCTTGCAAAGAAAAAGCTGATGCTAGATCAACTTTTTGTGAACAAGTCTGGATCACAAAAGGAGGTGGAAGACATCTTAAAATGGGGAACGGAAGAACTTTTTAGTGATTCATCTTCGATTATCGGAAAGGACGGTGACAACCACATCAATAAAGATGATTCAGTTATAGAATTAGAGCATAATAATAGGAGGACTGGTGGGCTTGGGGATGTATACAAAGACAAATGTGCTGATTGTAGCAATAAGATCACATGGGATGAAAATGCCATTTTGAAATTGTTGGACCGCTCAGACCTGCAGTCTGGTTCAGCCGATGATAATACTGAAACTGAGCTGGAGAATGAAATGCTTGGTTCAGTGAAGGTGAAAACTGTTTTCTGATTTTATGACACCCTGTTACCTTTTTCTTACTAAGTATTTCTCTGTAAAACCAGAATTCCAATTTGTTTCTTAAATATAATCGTTACGGTTCGAATGAGTATATGCACTTCACCACATATGTTAGGATATAACTTTATTACAGAGTTACataaatgagttgaatcatttCGTTGGATGCTCTTAAGGTACTTTAGCATCATATTCGGAAAAatgattttctttcttttgctATCTCATTTCTCCTCTTTCTTCAATCATTTGTCAATGTTGATATGTTTCACGTTTATAGTTTCTTGATTAAGTGTGAATAAATCTCGTGTCATTTCATGGTTTTTGGATCAATGCTGAAAGTGCTCTTGAAAAGAACTCACGTACGTAGGATTGCCACTCTAATAACGGGGAAATGGTGTTTTGATTTAACTAATACCCTTGTTTCTCACTGTTTCTCCTTTTTCCTCTCAGTCTCTTGAATGGAATGATGAGTCCACAGAAGAACAAGCTGGAATAGTGTCAGGACCTGTGACTAATAACGACAAAGGTGCGCCAAGTTCTGAAAAtaaagatgatatatctgttggCGTCATTGAAGAAAATGAATGGGATAGGCTACTGCGAGTTAGGTGGGGAATTCTATCTTTTCTCACCTATTTAATCATTTTGCATTGTGCTAATGaacctctgcatctcattcTTTaacagaaaatgtttttatgttttgaatttagTTGAAATATTAATGAAGTGAGGCTTTAGAGAGAATTTTCTGAGCTTCATATAAGTTAATTATGGAGCCACGTGAATTCAATTTGTTTAGGGATAAAAAGAAAAACTATCAATCCTTGGGGGTGCTTTATGTGTATTGGGTTAATTTTGTCACCAGTAATATGAGTATCCATATGTGATAACACTGAAAGAAGATGGATTTATGTGTTTCCCTGTATGAGTTTGATTCTTATTCAGTTAATCTTTCTTCATTGACAATTGTATAGCCTTCATAAATTGTAAGTACCCCTTAAAATATCTATATAAATTTGTGGCATGTGTAGATGCGACTGTAGAAAGTGTTTAAATTTGAGTTCCCTACATTGTGGGATAGGTTTTAGTCTTAGTTGTTGCTCATGGGTTTTGTAGATGGGAGAGATATCAAAATGAGGAGGAAGCAGCTCTTGGTCGAGGAAAACGCCAGAGAAAAGCTGTTTCATATAGGGAGACATATGTCACTCATCCTATTGAAGCAGTGACTGGAGTACTCCTTCTTTCTCTCTATTTCACCCTTTTTTCTATCAATTCAtctatttattatataataattcaaATTATAATGTTTCTTTTTATCCATGCACATCCGTCTATCACCTGTCTGTTGGTGGAACTTGTCATTTTTTATGTGTTTTGAAGCCCGAGTTCTTTATTAATGATTTGGAAGCATTAAAGTAAACCTCTGCACATAGACgtcgtatttttttaaaattctggtTATTCAAGTACATTTGTACTTTGTCATCTTTTGACAAATTACACCTCTGCACGTATATTTCATGTATTTAAAATTCTAGAAATTCTGTTACATTTGTACTTTGTCATCTTTTGATACAAGTTCAATGTCTAATAATAGTATCTGATTAAGCCTTGCTTTGCATATGTTTCAATATATTATAGGCTTATAGCTTTTTTCAATGGGGAGACAGCTTCCAGTAATCCATCCAAACTGGGCATTTGTGGATTgagatttttaatatttcagAGAAATTCCTCAATCAGACATTAGTGCACTTTGAAAACTAGATTGCCTTGGTTTTATCTTGTTAGGAGATGGTTATACTTCTTTTTTGTGTTGTCTTTTCTGAGAACTTTTGATCTGGTTCAGATCTTGTTAACTTTTGCCTTTCTGTTCATTTAACCTTGTTTGGACAAactgttttgatttaaaaagaaaataaaaacaaaatgttgCAAAATAGAAATTGCGATGTTTGATAGCCTCAGTTTTATGAGCATTAGTTTCACCTCTTATTTACCTTCTGTTAGAATATCTTGATTTCTTATAATAACTTTCATTGTGTCAGCTATCTATTAGATTTAGTCATATCTGAATGGTATCTTTTATAATGTGGTAAGAATGTTACCGGGGAAGAACCGGAGCCTGAACCGGAGCCTGAGCGGGAGTACACACCAGCTGGACGAGCTCTTAAAGAAAAATAGTGAGTTGCACTTGATATtcatttttcagatttttgtAGCTAACTTTTCTAGCACCAGGAAGATTTGGTATTCTcataattttcatttattgagCCTTCTGAAAAGAATGGTTTCTGGAGAACACGGTTTTAAATTCTTATTATGCTTTAGATATGATATCAATGAGTGAGTATAGTTGAAGAGGGTAGAGTAAAAATTAATAGTACATAGGTATTGGGGGGGGGGGAGGGGGGGCATGGAACAAACTCTAAATTAGAGTGAATTGTGTTGCTTTATTTGTAACACTGCCAGAAATGGACAGGAAAACATGTCTTTATCACAAACTCCAGATAATGAATTTCCCTTTGTCGTGAACCCTGTCAATGAATTGAATAACCTCTTACTTTATGAAGTaatgcattttatttttgtatacaAGCCATCGCCCTCTGAAGATAATTAAGACAATACTAGAAATTAAACTCCTATCCCAGAAAAGGGTGATGAACTTTATTGGTTCAAGTCTTTTGCATGCATTTTATACTAAGTAGTTGATTtacatatttgaatttttttatggagTTTCATTTGAGCTACATTATGCAAAATGAAAGCATTATACAGGATAAAAGTTGTAATTACAAATTTGAAACTCTCAAGAAGTGTATTTAATAGTAAGATATACATTTATAATGAATTGTGTTGCTTTATTTGTATCACTGCCAGAAATGGGCAGGAAAACATGTCTTTATCACAAACTCCAGATGATGAATTTCCCTTTGTTGTGAACCCTGTCAATAAATCGAATAACCTCTTATTTTATGAAGTaatgcattttatttttgtacaCAAGCCATCGCCCTCTGAAGATGATTAAGACAATACTAAAAATTAAACTCCTATCCCAGAAAAGGGTGATGAGCTTTATTGGTGCAAGTCTTTAGCATGCATTTTATACTAAGtagttgatttacagatttgaaattttttatggaGTTTCATTTGAGCTACATTATGCAAAATGAAAGCAttatctatatacctataaaagtgtggatactTGAAAAGTTTTCCAATTGTGAATGAACATAATTACCTTTCAcatgttttcttattttctatcAAGTAACATATGTGGTAATTTCACACttagtctattaattaataattaatactaattaaccaCATTTTATGGTTATGGTTTTGTGTTCgcgagacggtctcatgagtcgtattttatgagacgaatctcttatttgggtcatccatgaaaaaatattactttttatgctaagaatattactttttattgtgaacattaatagagttgacccgtctcacagataaagattcgtgagaccgtctcacaagagatctactctttgCGTTTTTGACTTTTTACCCTTGTCTTTTTTTcgttataatatttaattatgtcgtatttcattttatttcattttaaaaaaaacaatattccATTCTATACACATATAAATATGCGGATTATTCCAATTGTAAACGAACGTGTGGGAAATAAAATTGAGTTATATTCATAATGAAATGACCCATTATAAAGtatatagatttttaaaaagtgTGGATCATTGGTTTATTTTCAATCCAATCCAATTGTGAAAAGACACAAATCTTCCTTATTAATAAAAATCCAAAAACTCAATaaggatatatatataaaattataacaaATTGATAATGAATTATCACTACAATTACATTGATTGTAGTAATTTATATCATTTCAAGAATAAAATGTAACTCCtaattaattttctcaaataattcATCTTTATACTACCTTTGAATGttttatctttttaattttaatccttataataaatataaattataatgatCATTAATTAACATCTGTCAAAGTATTAAAGCTTTTACATATgatattttaacatttttatttattttgaaatcaaactaactaatttaacaaatacaaaaaataacatttttatgcaaatttatttctttggttatatttcaaatttttatgtgAAAATCATACCAatagtttaaaatttatatttaataattattctatgagtttattagattttatttgatatttgccATATAATCTTATTTAAATGTGTATTTCATTACatatgttgatttatttattattttaaattttattaacaagaaattaataataatcGATGTAGTTTATAAAAAATAGATtctgatataaaattaattatctatgatataaaattctaaaaataaaagtaaaaaaattatgttgatgtttaaatattatgagttatattttactatcaatattattatttcattagttttgaTGTTGTTTTGATGAGTTAGTCACGataatttaaattgataattgtTTATCGTTAGTGTGCTTAATTAatgtaaattatgatttatatattgATAAAGTCCACaatttgattgatttttagTTTATTATGTCTTATACGTGGTATTtggatatattttttaaaaaaattatttcagttCATTTGGTTCTATATATTAtgctaattataatttattatatattataaaaataacaatttgaattttaatttggcAAAAGTTtgaaagtaaattatataagttcttaattaatttattcgtctAATATAACAAGAGATTAAACtcaaataaataacaaaatgattcaagtttttttttagaaaatcaatttttttatttttatcatataattGTTATTTACGTACATCGGACGTGCTTCATGCTAGTCCATGATAAAAGTTGTAATTACAAATTTGAAACTCTCAAGAAGTGTATTTTCGTGAATCGTGGATTCTTATGTATTCTATTTTGATCTATAGCGGAGATCACATCTCATATTTCTGCAATTACTCGTTAAAATTCATGTATTTTCTTGACTAACAGCTCTATAGTCGTATATACGTGCTATTTACAATTTTGGAGATTTGTCACAGATATAAAAACAGTGATTGACGACTCCCTTATTTTGCTCCAGATTTTGATAATTATGTTGTTTGTTTAAACAGTACCAAGCTTCGTTCTAGACAAAAAGAAAGATTGGCCCAAAGGAACATGAAGGGGTCATTGGCACAGCTTCTAGAGTTGATGCCTCAGTTTCCACCTTTTCATtctaaagaaggaaaaaaaatggAGGTGTCAGTTCAACCTGTTGAAGAAAAAACTCCATATACTGAATTGGAAGATAACAGTCATGGCCAAATGATGGAACCAAATAGCATGACTGACTCAAACCTGAAGCTGGGAAGAATGTCCAAGCAGAAATCTTATTTTCTTCTGCAACGTCCTGTAACATCCACTGGCCGACATATGTCTGAAGTTTTAACGACCAATGACCAGTTACAGGACACATACTCCATTGATATTTTGAGGCATAACTTACCACCAGTAATAGGATTATGTGCCCCAAATGCTCCTAAAAGAATGGATCCCTTGCAGAGGAAAATGTCAAAATCCTACCAAAGACAAACCAAGCTAGGGCTTGGAGTTGAGTTCACAATGAGATCTACTTGTTGTCCCTCTGGCATGTCAAATGAGATGACTGTTAATGGTCATGAGTCAATCCCAACCCGATATAAATTTCCTGATTTTTCATCCCGAACTTCTCAATTTCCATGGAGTGATGTCTCGGATATGCATCTACCATTCACTCCCGTGAGTTGTACATACCACTTTCATGCATATATTTAGTCCTGAAAAACTATAGATTTAATCTAACTTTTAACTTTCATTTGCAGCATTCATTTGCAGCATTCATTGATAAAGCACCTGCAGATCATTCTAGGAACTCTGGTGCAATTAATTCTGATTTCCAAGAAAAGATGCTATTGCCCAAACTACCGTTTGATGAGAGGCAGATTCCTAGATATTCAATTTCCGGTGCAAACTTGCCGTATATGACTCCTGACTTGTTCCCAAGCTTATCACTGGGATCTAGAGTTACAGACACAAATGATGGTGTCCGTGATCTTCATCTTCCCATGTTGCCAAATCTCAAATTTCCACCAGATCCACCCAAgtataatcaacaagaacagttATCTCCAGTATTGGGCTCAAGTCAGGTGCCATCTACATTTGCATCATTTCCTGAAAACCATAGGAAGGTTCTTGAGAACATCATCCTAAGGACTGGATCTGGATCATCAAACAGCCTTCTGACGAAGAAATCTAAAATAGATATCTGGTTGGAGGATGAACTTGATCATCTATGGATAGGCGTTCGTAGACATGGAAAAGGAAGATGGGAGGCAATGTTACGTGATCCAAGGTTGAAGTTTTCAAAATTTAGAACTGCTGAGGATTTGTCAGCTAGATGGGAGGAGGAAGAACTCAGGATTTTGGATGGGCCAAGACTTCCAGGACAAAACTCTCTCAAGCCCCTGAAATCTGAGAATCCTTTGTTTTCTGGAATTTCGGAAGGAATGATGGCACGAGCACTGCACGGAGCTTGTTCAGATGGGATGATGACAGGGGTGTTGCACGGAACAAAATATGAGCCTTTGAAATTCCAACCACATCTAACTGACACGAGACTTGGTCTTGGTGGTCTACCGTCTGGGCCACCACAATTAGATCCATCTGATCCAGCACTTCCAACTTGGAGTTCAGATAAgttcccaatttttttttccaggGACTTTTTCGGAGGAACCATTCAGGGATCAGTTGTTTCCTCTAGCACTCCTAATGAGCCACCCTTTATTCTGAGTTCATTAGGATCGATTTATTTGGATTCTCATGGATTGCAGCAAAGGGAGAAACTAAAGAATGCAACTAGGATGGGGATGATGCCTGACCTTCATAACATGGGAAACAGTGAACCTGTTGGTTCTCCTCAGGTTGCTGGCTGTGAGAAGGTTCGAAATTATTCGGAGTCAAAGGGGAAGGACGAAGTTGCTAGATGTACTTCTCCAAAAGACAATTTACCTCACTGGCTTAGAGAAGCTGTGAATGCTCCTGGTAAAGCCTTCGAACCTGAGCTGCCTCCTGCTGTGTCTGCAATAGCACAATCTGTTCGAATTTTGTATGGGGAAGGTTCTTCCAAAATACCTCCATTTCTTGTTCCTGCTCCACCTTCCCTAAAGCCCAGGGATCCTCTGAGCGTTCTgaagaagaagagaaagaagaagaagaggttGCATGCATCTAATAAGTCCTCT
This window contains:
- the LOC142519094 gene encoding protein CHROMATIN REMODELING 4-like isoform X2, whose amino-acid sequence is MLDRNWVLKRKRGKLPVGKVKPGDREKGYKSFKFPSTTLSKLELKEHASLDGCSGKRKGNDGYYYECVICELGGKLLCCDSCPRTYHLECLDPVLKRIPSGKWVCPMCCQRHASLESVNHLDPISKRARTKIIIRRSKTETESSATDKFTKTFESSAVGKKHNSDKGKSSLSRCGQIFERLESSSNDVHNNHQNHMVQDSSMDDSSSFCGIDKKLEESRSHKRAEKPAIPAEGSLSLSKEKKSTANVESSEMKPEASSEKLSPENKPVLALEAANRVAQKRKHRACSRNNDKKHKVGKAKSGSGTYRKGQGNSTHPGASKSKKKCKTNVHKTSSTSLSQDSGKNVTDILPKDEVIPTVAAPYSLETQEAEKITVKHAADEERVLEIQQVDRIIGCRVKVDNRDFVCGAAVINKNEALLGESLVAEDLSTLSEENPCSEMPLDAKEFLIGKTFVAEDPIKLSKEIPSCGMTLDAVGDGNSGEDHQDVASCSVGARNLKINMNKGKLQVYRRTTTKERKEKSLTDSLRRDTKGSDSMVVNNKKYSDSNLCVGAPTDEVVSEVEKSMTILEACDNNGGLKDSLTSGTLKNFLNHYLDENGSTKEEEKVTRLGIAPKKKFLESRLVEAGSTTVLYEFLVKWVGKSHLHNSWIPESELKTLAKRKLENYKSKYGTASINLCEEQWKIPHRVIATRSSIDGSNEAFVKWKGLPYDECTWENIDEPAIAKSFHLVDRFLRFEQQTLENESAKLNSTRDKNDFPPSEVINLTEQPKELVGGSLFPHQLEALNWLRKSWHKSRNVILADEMGLGKTVSACAFISSLYFEFKARLPCLVLVPLSTMPNWMSEFALWAPHLNAVEYHGNTRARALIRQYEWHARDPHGKNKPSSYKFNVLLTTYEMVLCDSTYLRGVPWEVLVVDEGHRLKNSGSKLFGLLNTFTLHHRVLLTGTPLQNNIGEMYNLLNFLQQAFFPSLSSFEEKFKDLTTAEKVEELKNLVAPHMLRRLKKDAMRNIPPKTERVVPVELSSIQAEYYRAMLTKNYQILRNIGKGVPQQSMLNIVMQLRKVCNHPYLIPGTEPESGSLEFLHEMRIKASAKLTLLHYMLKFLHKEDHRVLIFSQMTKLLDILEDYLTTEFGHKTYERVDGSVSVADRQAAITRFNQDKSRFVFLLSTRSCGLGINLATADTVIIYDSDFNPHADIQAMNRAHRIGQSNRLLVYRLVVRASVEERILQLAKKKLMLDQLFVNKSGSQKEVEDILKWGTEELFSDSSSIIGKDGDNHINKDDSVIELEHNNRRTGGLGDVYKDKCADCSNKITWDENAILKLLDRSDLQSGSADDNTETELENEMLGSVKSLEWNDESTEEQAGIVSGPVTNNDKGAPSSENKDDISVGVIEENEWDRLLRVRWERYQNEEEAALGRGKRQRKAVSYRETYVTHPIEAVTGNVTGEEPEPEPEPEREYTPAGRALKEKYTKLRSRQKERLAQRNMKGSLAQLLELMPQFPPFHSKEGKKMEVSVQPVEEKTPYTELEDNSHGQMMEPNSMTDSNLKLGRMSKQKSYFLLQRPVTSTGRHMSEVLTTNDQLQDTYSIDILRHNLPPVIGLCAPNAPKRMDPLQRKMSKSYQRQTKLGLGVEFTMRSTCCPSGMSNEMTVNGHESIPTRYKFPDFSSRTSQFPWSDVSDMHLPFTPHSFAAFIDKAPADHSRNSGAINSDFQEKMLLPKLPFDERQIPRYSISGANLPYMTPDLFPSLSLGSRVTDTNDGVRDLHLPMLPNLKFPPDPPKYNQQEQLSPVLGSSQVPSTFASFPENHRKVLENIILRTGSGSSNSLLTKKSKIDIWLEDELDHLWIGVRRHGKGRWEAMLRDPRLKFSKFRTAEDLSARWEEEELRILDGPRLPGQNSLKPLKSENPLFSGISEGMMARALHGACSDGMMTGVLHGTKYEPLKFQPHLTDTRLGLGGLPSGPPQLDPSDPALPTWSSDKFPIFFSRDFFGGTIQGSVVSSSTPNEPPFILSSLGSIYLDSHGLQQREKLKNATRMGMMPDLHNMGNSEPVGSPQVAGCEKVRNYSESKGKDEVARCTSPKDNLPHWLREAVNAPGKAFEPELPPAVSAIAQSVRILYGEGSSKIPPFLVPAPPSLKPRDPLSVLKKKRKKKKRLHASNKSSQGIVNSFPANHDIEHVGSTSVAGRLELSKSGVSGFPWLDCNLNFPPRDDKLGPFSSSVMPTASKKAVVCLSPSPEVPELAGSHVEPGPPPAIPPGFINSSVAKSSERNGKQRRYHLC